The following are encoded together in the Planctomycetota bacterium genome:
- a CDS encoding NAD(P)/FAD-dependent oxidoreductase codes for MGILGRLADRHLRPLCGAAPAASQQERLAVVPELHGEARQEKNQAHSADHLQGREESRRRGALTSDTAAAAAPTLWEADVAVIGAGAAGLMTAIYAGRHGARVVALDGAPRIGIKILVAGGGRCNVTHHVVREQDYAGSTPAAIRRVLSRFSVADCVAFFKDLGVELKQEETGKLFPVTDDANTVLDALLQAAKDAGAQIRWPTRVESITPVQEGFEVAGPWGKLRARRVALCCGGKSLPKSGSDGLGFELAKAQGHTVTGQVLPALVPLVAQAEHWVRTLSGLTIVAEVRVLSGTGKRLVSFANSMLFTHFGLSGPAILDISRYLLMERVRDPAASLQLSFMPGATLDEADAWLLEPKAQSVLSRLRERLPERLARTLLEIAGIPSDKTPKQIEREKRRSLAQLLSGAAVTITGDRGFSHAEVTAGGVPLNELNLATMESRKCPGLYLAGEILDVDGRIGGFNFQWAWASGFVAGISMSASLNSPLHFLKHGEESSR; via the coding sequence ATGGGAATTCTGGGTCGTCTCGCTGATCGCCATCTTCGGCCTCTTTGCGGTGCTGCGCCCGCTGCTTCCCAACAAGAACGCCTCGCCGTCGTGCCCGAGCTGCACGGCGAAGCCCGGCAAGAGAAAAACCAAGCTCACTCCGCTGACCATCTCCAAGGACGCGAAGAAAGTCGGCGGCGAGGCGCATTGACGAGCGACACCGCCGCAGCCGCCGCGCCAACCCTCTGGGAAGCCGATGTCGCGGTCATCGGCGCGGGAGCGGCCGGATTGATGACGGCCATTTACGCCGGACGCCATGGGGCCCGCGTGGTGGCGCTCGACGGCGCGCCGCGCATCGGAATCAAGATTCTCGTGGCCGGCGGCGGCCGCTGCAACGTGACTCACCACGTCGTGCGCGAGCAGGACTATGCGGGCAGCACCCCCGCCGCGATCCGCCGCGTCCTGTCGCGATTCTCCGTGGCAGATTGCGTCGCCTTCTTCAAGGACCTTGGTGTGGAACTCAAGCAGGAAGAGACGGGCAAGTTGTTTCCCGTGACCGACGACGCGAACACCGTGCTCGATGCGCTGCTCCAGGCAGCCAAGGACGCCGGCGCCCAGATTCGCTGGCCGACGCGAGTGGAATCCATCACCCCGGTGCAAGAGGGGTTTGAGGTTGCGGGCCCGTGGGGCAAGCTGCGGGCGCGGCGGGTCGCCCTCTGCTGCGGCGGCAAGAGCCTTCCAAAGTCCGGTTCGGACGGCCTGGGGTTTGAGCTGGCCAAGGCGCAGGGCCACACCGTGACCGGCCAGGTCCTGCCCGCGCTGGTCCCGCTGGTGGCACAAGCCGAGCACTGGGTCCGCACGCTTAGCGGCCTGACCATCGTGGCCGAGGTCCGCGTGCTCTCTGGAACCGGCAAGCGGCTGGTTTCCTTCGCCAATTCGATGCTCTTCACGCACTTCGGCCTTTCCGGCCCGGCGATCCTGGACATCAGCCGTTACCTCCTGATGGAGCGCGTCCGCGACCCGGCCGCCTCGCTGCAGTTGAGCTTCATGCCCGGCGCGACCCTCGATGAGGCCGACGCATGGCTGCTGGAACCCAAGGCCCAGTCCGTGCTTTCGCGCCTGCGCGAGCGGCTGCCCGAGCGCCTGGCCCGGACGCTGCTCGAAATCGCCGGGATTCCCTCGGACAAGACCCCAAAGCAGATCGAGCGGGAGAAGCGGCGATCTCTGGCACAACTTCTGAGCGGCGCCGCGGTGACCATTACGGGCGATCGCGGCTTCAGTCACGCCGAAGTGACCGCGGGCGGCGTGCCCCTGAACGAGCTGAACCTGGCCACCATGGAGAGCCGCAAGTGCCCCGGCCTCTACCTCGCCGGCGAGATTCTGGATGTCGACGGGCGGATCGGCGGGTTCAATTTTCAATGGGCATGGGCGAGCGGTTTCGTCGCCGGGATTTCCATGTCGGCCTCGCTGAATTCGCCTCTACACTTTCTGAAGCATGGCGAAGAAAGCAGCCGATAG